A stretch of Pseudoliparis swirei isolate HS2019 ecotype Mariana Trench chromosome 14, NWPU_hadal_v1, whole genome shotgun sequence DNA encodes these proteins:
- the LOC130204651 gene encoding dipeptidyl peptidase 4-like isoform X1, translating to MVCCFCVNTHISGVSCAGQGSISEVCGPLHCAQVSIAKVILGVVGLGAVVTLIAVPMSIFLKEGEKRNTRSFTLEDAFNSSLKPKSVSMKWISDYEYLNKSEGSVFLQDVVTGASLKLLSKEEFSEKGAYDYQLSADRAYVAFMSNRTKRWRHSFTATYSLYDLKLKQFLQPADIPEETQYFSWAPEGNKLAYVWKNNVYIKTGPRLPSKQVTFNGVENLILNGIPDWVYEEEMFSSNQGLWWSPGGKYVAYVETNDTDVHNIEYSWYGENQYPSTVSIRYPKPGTPNPTVKLFVVDADNTTDVSEVAIPEPFGSSEHYLATVTWATDESLAVQWLKRVQNHLLLQIYTFSGTSWVPGEHLKMKSPTGWIGRFSPSEPVFDVDKNSYYLVMSNTDGYKHLHHVVGEVATALTSGKWEIIDILKVTADSVYYSSNQDGGRPGGRNVYRWTTQDPNKCLTCALRREDCQYNSAYFSHNASFYRLSCSGPGIPFYSFMDTRIDKEHIVLEENKVFSSLISDIQMPSVRRHYIPLGGFNLWYQMLLPPGFDESKKYPLLLDVYAGPCSQKVDFIYRVGWSTYLASTEKVIVASFDGRGSGYQGDKLMHAIYKGLGTHEVEDQITAVREFIKLGYIDKDKVAIWGWSYGGYVASMALGSGSGVFKCGMAVAPVSKWEYYGKRLHVYLLLLTHSRLHTISASLVIPDSIYTERYMMQPSENNLGYSNSTVTARAKNFHSVQYLLVHGTADDNVHFQQAAEISEALVEQQVDFEAMVSHLGEANGSVSFHEHVAFCALLSVVHGQGPRAGRLGLQTRLHTHEPLPPEVLCMSSTASLSKIVDTIFSFKCSLDY from the exons atggtttgttgtttttgtgttaaTACTCACATATCAGGTGTTTCATGTGCAGGGCAGGGGAGCATTTCTGAGGTGTGCGGTCCGCTCCACTGTGCGCAGGTTTCCATCGCCAAGGTGATCCTCGGAGTGGTCGGGCTTGGAGCGGTCGTCACTCTGATCGCGGTACCCATGTCGATATTCTTGAAAG agGGGGAGAAGAGAAACACAAGATCGTTTACCCTGGAGGACGCCTTCAACAGCTCACTGAAGCCAAAGTCTGTCAGCATGAAGTGGATCTCAG ATTACGAGTATCTGAATAAATCCGAGGGGTCAGTCTTCCTCCAGGATGTGGTCACAGGAGCGTCATTGAAGCTCTTGAGCAAAGAAGAGTTT AGCGAAAAAGGCGCTTATGACTACCAGCTGTCCGCTGACCGCGCATATGTGGCATTCATGAGCAATCGTACCAAG CGGTGGCGGCATTCATTCACAGCTACATACTCACTCTATGACCTCAAATTGAA aCAATTCCTTCAACCCGCTGACATTCCTGAAGAAACCCAGTACTTTTCCTGGGCTCCCGAGGGGAACAAGCTG gCCTATGTATGGAAAAATAATGTGTATATAAAGACCGGCCCCAGGCTGCCATCAAAGCAAGTCACTTTCAATGGCGTGGAGAATCTGATTTTGAATGGTATCCCGGACTGGGTGTATGAGG AGGAGATGTTCTCATCCAATCAGGGCCTCTGGTGGTCGCCTGGAGGGAAGTACGTGGCTTACGTTGAGACCAACGACACCGACGTCCACAACATAGAGTACTCGTGGTACGGCGAGAACCAGTACCCCAGCACCGTCTCCATTCGATACCCAAAG CCTGGAACTCCCAACCCGACCGTGAAGCTGTTTGTTGTGGACGCTGATAACACAACGGACGTCTCGGAGGTCGCTATCCCAGAACCCTTTGGCTCAAG TGAGCACTACTTGGCGACCGTTACTTGGGCAACAGATGAAAGTCTAGCTGTCCAATGGCTGAAGAGAGTCCAgaaccacctcctccttcagaTCTACACTTTTAGTGGAACCAGCTGGGTTCCTGGTGAG CATCTGAAGATGAAGAGCCCCACGGGTTGGATTGGACGG TTCTCTCCATCAGAACCGGTGTTCGACGTGGACAAGAACAGCTACTACCTTGTGATGAGCAACACCGACGGGTACAAGCACCTCCATCACGTGGTCGGG GAAGTAGCCACAGCGCTCACCTCGGGGAAATGGGAAATCATTGACATTCTGAAGGTGACGGCAGATAGTGT ATATTATTCAAGTAACCAGGATGGTGGCCGGCCAGGAGGGAGGAATGTTTACAG gtggaCCACACAAGACCCAAACAAGTGTCTGACCTGTGCGTTACGCAGAGAGGACTGTCAGTACAATTCGGCCTACTTCAGCCACAACGCCTCCTTCTACCGCCTCAGCTGCAGCG GTCCCGGCATTCCTTTCTATTCTTTCATGGATACCAGAATTGATAAAG AGCACATTGTTTTGGAGGAAAATAAAGTATTCAGCAGCCTAATATCTGACATCCAGATGCCATCTGTCCGCCGCCACTACATCCCGCTGGGAGGATTCA ATCTCTGGTACCAGATGCTTTTGCCTCCAGGTTTTGACGAATCCAAGAAGTACCCTTTACTACTAGATGT GTACGCCGGTCCCTGCAGTCAAAAAGTCGACTTCATCTACCGGGTGGGCTGGTCCACCTACCTGGCCAGCACCGAGAAAGTCATCGTCGCCAGCTTCGACGGAAGAGGAAGCGGTTACCAAGGCGACAAGTTAATGCACGCCATCTACAAAGGTCTGGGAACCCACGAGGTGGAAGATCAGATAACAGCCGTCAG GGAATTCATCAAACTGGGCTACATTGACAAAGACAAAGTTGCAATTTGGGGCTGG TCTTACGGTGGGTACGTGGCATCGATGGCGTTGGGATCTGGAAGTGGAGTTTTCAAATGTGGAATGGCGGTCGCTCCCGTGTCCAAATGGGAATATTACGGTAAGCGTCTTCACgtttacctcctcctcctcacacactcacgttTACACACAATATCTGCATCTCTGGTTATTCCAGATTCCATCTACACAGAGCGCTACATGATGCAGCCCTCAGAGAACAATCTGGGCTACAGC AACTCCACGGTGACTGCCAGGGCCAAGAATTTCCATTCAGTGCAGTATCTCCTGGTTCATGGAACAGCCGACG ACAATGTTCATTTCCAGCAGGCGGCCGAGATCTCTGAAGctctggtggagcagcaggtggACTTTGAGGCGATGGTGAGTCATCTGGGGGAAGCAAACGGCTCGGTGTCATTTCACGAACACGTTGCGTTCTGCGCTCTTCTTTCAGTGGTACACGGACAAGGACCACGGGCTGGGCGGCTCGGCCTACAAACACgtctacacacacatgagcCACTTCCTCCAGAGGTGCTTTGCATGAGCTCCACTGCATCGCTTTCAAAAATTGTGGATACAATCTTTAGTTTTAAATGCAGCCTTGATTATTAA
- the LOC130204651 gene encoding dipeptidyl peptidase 4-like isoform X3, whose product MVSIAKVILGVVGLGAVVTLIAVPMSIFLKEGEKRNTRSFTLEDAFNSSLKPKSVSMKWISDYEYLNKSEGSVFLQDVVTGASLKLLSKEEFSEKGAYDYQLSADRAYVAFMSNRTKRWRHSFTATYSLYDLKLKQFLQPADIPEETQYFSWAPEGNKLAYVWKNNVYIKTGPRLPSKQVTFNGVENLILNGIPDWVYEEEMFSSNQGLWWSPGGKYVAYVETNDTDVHNIEYSWYGENQYPSTVSIRYPKPGTPNPTVKLFVVDADNTTDVSEVAIPEPFGSSEHYLATVTWATDESLAVQWLKRVQNHLLLQIYTFSGTSWVPGEHLKMKSPTGWIGRFSPSEPVFDVDKNSYYLVMSNTDGYKHLHHVVGEVATALTSGKWEIIDILKVTADSVYYSSNQDGGRPGGRNVYRWTTQDPNKCLTCALRREDCQYNSAYFSHNASFYRLSCSGPGIPFYSFMDTRIDKEHIVLEENKVFSSLISDIQMPSVRRHYIPLGGFNLWYQMLLPPGFDESKKYPLLLDVYAGPCSQKVDFIYRVGWSTYLASTEKVIVASFDGRGSGYQGDKLMHAIYKGLGTHEVEDQITAVREFIKLGYIDKDKVAIWGWSYGGYVASMALGSGSGVFKCGMAVAPVSKWEYYGKRLHVYLLLLTHSRLHTISASLVIPDSIYTERYMMQPSENNLGYSNSTVTARAKNFHSVQYLLVHGTADDNVHFQQAAEISEALVEQQVDFEAMVSHLGEANGSVSFHEHVAFCALLSVVHGQGPRAGRLGLQTRLHTHEPLPPEVLCMSSTASLSKIVDTIFSFKCSLDY is encoded by the exons atg GTTTCCATCGCCAAGGTGATCCTCGGAGTGGTCGGGCTTGGAGCGGTCGTCACTCTGATCGCGGTACCCATGTCGATATTCTTGAAAG agGGGGAGAAGAGAAACACAAGATCGTTTACCCTGGAGGACGCCTTCAACAGCTCACTGAAGCCAAAGTCTGTCAGCATGAAGTGGATCTCAG ATTACGAGTATCTGAATAAATCCGAGGGGTCAGTCTTCCTCCAGGATGTGGTCACAGGAGCGTCATTGAAGCTCTTGAGCAAAGAAGAGTTT AGCGAAAAAGGCGCTTATGACTACCAGCTGTCCGCTGACCGCGCATATGTGGCATTCATGAGCAATCGTACCAAG CGGTGGCGGCATTCATTCACAGCTACATACTCACTCTATGACCTCAAATTGAA aCAATTCCTTCAACCCGCTGACATTCCTGAAGAAACCCAGTACTTTTCCTGGGCTCCCGAGGGGAACAAGCTG gCCTATGTATGGAAAAATAATGTGTATATAAAGACCGGCCCCAGGCTGCCATCAAAGCAAGTCACTTTCAATGGCGTGGAGAATCTGATTTTGAATGGTATCCCGGACTGGGTGTATGAGG AGGAGATGTTCTCATCCAATCAGGGCCTCTGGTGGTCGCCTGGAGGGAAGTACGTGGCTTACGTTGAGACCAACGACACCGACGTCCACAACATAGAGTACTCGTGGTACGGCGAGAACCAGTACCCCAGCACCGTCTCCATTCGATACCCAAAG CCTGGAACTCCCAACCCGACCGTGAAGCTGTTTGTTGTGGACGCTGATAACACAACGGACGTCTCGGAGGTCGCTATCCCAGAACCCTTTGGCTCAAG TGAGCACTACTTGGCGACCGTTACTTGGGCAACAGATGAAAGTCTAGCTGTCCAATGGCTGAAGAGAGTCCAgaaccacctcctccttcagaTCTACACTTTTAGTGGAACCAGCTGGGTTCCTGGTGAG CATCTGAAGATGAAGAGCCCCACGGGTTGGATTGGACGG TTCTCTCCATCAGAACCGGTGTTCGACGTGGACAAGAACAGCTACTACCTTGTGATGAGCAACACCGACGGGTACAAGCACCTCCATCACGTGGTCGGG GAAGTAGCCACAGCGCTCACCTCGGGGAAATGGGAAATCATTGACATTCTGAAGGTGACGGCAGATAGTGT ATATTATTCAAGTAACCAGGATGGTGGCCGGCCAGGAGGGAGGAATGTTTACAG gtggaCCACACAAGACCCAAACAAGTGTCTGACCTGTGCGTTACGCAGAGAGGACTGTCAGTACAATTCGGCCTACTTCAGCCACAACGCCTCCTTCTACCGCCTCAGCTGCAGCG GTCCCGGCATTCCTTTCTATTCTTTCATGGATACCAGAATTGATAAAG AGCACATTGTTTTGGAGGAAAATAAAGTATTCAGCAGCCTAATATCTGACATCCAGATGCCATCTGTCCGCCGCCACTACATCCCGCTGGGAGGATTCA ATCTCTGGTACCAGATGCTTTTGCCTCCAGGTTTTGACGAATCCAAGAAGTACCCTTTACTACTAGATGT GTACGCCGGTCCCTGCAGTCAAAAAGTCGACTTCATCTACCGGGTGGGCTGGTCCACCTACCTGGCCAGCACCGAGAAAGTCATCGTCGCCAGCTTCGACGGAAGAGGAAGCGGTTACCAAGGCGACAAGTTAATGCACGCCATCTACAAAGGTCTGGGAACCCACGAGGTGGAAGATCAGATAACAGCCGTCAG GGAATTCATCAAACTGGGCTACATTGACAAAGACAAAGTTGCAATTTGGGGCTGG TCTTACGGTGGGTACGTGGCATCGATGGCGTTGGGATCTGGAAGTGGAGTTTTCAAATGTGGAATGGCGGTCGCTCCCGTGTCCAAATGGGAATATTACGGTAAGCGTCTTCACgtttacctcctcctcctcacacactcacgttTACACACAATATCTGCATCTCTGGTTATTCCAGATTCCATCTACACAGAGCGCTACATGATGCAGCCCTCAGAGAACAATCTGGGCTACAGC AACTCCACGGTGACTGCCAGGGCCAAGAATTTCCATTCAGTGCAGTATCTCCTGGTTCATGGAACAGCCGACG ACAATGTTCATTTCCAGCAGGCGGCCGAGATCTCTGAAGctctggtggagcagcaggtggACTTTGAGGCGATGGTGAGTCATCTGGGGGAAGCAAACGGCTCGGTGTCATTTCACGAACACGTTGCGTTCTGCGCTCTTCTTTCAGTGGTACACGGACAAGGACCACGGGCTGGGCGGCTCGGCCTACAAACACgtctacacacacatgagcCACTTCCTCCAGAGGTGCTTTGCATGAGCTCCACTGCATCGCTTTCAAAAATTGTGGATACAATCTTTAGTTTTAAATGCAGCCTTGATTATTAA
- the LOC130204651 gene encoding dipeptidyl peptidase 4-like isoform X2 has translation MVCCFCVNTHISGVSCAGQGSISEVCGPLHCAQVSIAKVILGVVGLGAVVTLIAVPMSIFLKEGEKRNTRSFTLEDAFNSSLKPKSVSMKWISDYEYLNKSEGSVFLQDVVTGASLKLLSKEEFSEKGAYDYQLSADRAYVAFMSNRTKRWRHSFTATYSLYDLKLKQFLQPADIPEETQYFSWAPEGNKLAYVWKNNVYIKTGPRLPSKQVTFNGVENLILNGIPDWVYEEEMFSSNQGLWWSPGGKYVAYVETNDTDVHNIEYSWYGENQYPSTVSIRYPKPGTPNPTVKLFVVDADNTTDVSEVAIPEPFGSSEHYLATVTWATDESLAVQWLKRVQNHLLLQIYTFSGTSWVPGEHLKMKSPTGWIGRFSPSEPVFDVDKNSYYLVMSNTDGYKHLHHVVGEVATALTSGKWEIIDILKVTADSVYYSSNQDGGRPGGRNVYRWTTQDPNKCLTCALRREDCQYNSAYFSHNASFYRLSCSGPGIPFYSFMDTRIDKEHIVLEENKVFSSLISDIQMPSVRRHYIPLGGFNLWYQMLLPPGFDESKKYPLLLDVYAGPCSQKVDFIYRVGWSTYLASTEKVIVASFDGRGSGYQGDKLMHAIYKGLGTHEVEDQITAVREFIKLGYIDKDKVAIWGWSYGGYVASMALGSGSGVFKCGMAVAPVSKWEYYDSIYTERYMMQPSENNLGYSNSTVTARAKNFHSVQYLLVHGTADDNVHFQQAAEISEALVEQQVDFEAMVSHLGEANGSVSFHEHVAFCALLSVVHGQGPRAGRLGLQTRLHTHEPLPPEVLCMSSTASLSKIVDTIFSFKCSLDY, from the exons atggtttgttgtttttgtgttaaTACTCACATATCAGGTGTTTCATGTGCAGGGCAGGGGAGCATTTCTGAGGTGTGCGGTCCGCTCCACTGTGCGCAGGTTTCCATCGCCAAGGTGATCCTCGGAGTGGTCGGGCTTGGAGCGGTCGTCACTCTGATCGCGGTACCCATGTCGATATTCTTGAAAG agGGGGAGAAGAGAAACACAAGATCGTTTACCCTGGAGGACGCCTTCAACAGCTCACTGAAGCCAAAGTCTGTCAGCATGAAGTGGATCTCAG ATTACGAGTATCTGAATAAATCCGAGGGGTCAGTCTTCCTCCAGGATGTGGTCACAGGAGCGTCATTGAAGCTCTTGAGCAAAGAAGAGTTT AGCGAAAAAGGCGCTTATGACTACCAGCTGTCCGCTGACCGCGCATATGTGGCATTCATGAGCAATCGTACCAAG CGGTGGCGGCATTCATTCACAGCTACATACTCACTCTATGACCTCAAATTGAA aCAATTCCTTCAACCCGCTGACATTCCTGAAGAAACCCAGTACTTTTCCTGGGCTCCCGAGGGGAACAAGCTG gCCTATGTATGGAAAAATAATGTGTATATAAAGACCGGCCCCAGGCTGCCATCAAAGCAAGTCACTTTCAATGGCGTGGAGAATCTGATTTTGAATGGTATCCCGGACTGGGTGTATGAGG AGGAGATGTTCTCATCCAATCAGGGCCTCTGGTGGTCGCCTGGAGGGAAGTACGTGGCTTACGTTGAGACCAACGACACCGACGTCCACAACATAGAGTACTCGTGGTACGGCGAGAACCAGTACCCCAGCACCGTCTCCATTCGATACCCAAAG CCTGGAACTCCCAACCCGACCGTGAAGCTGTTTGTTGTGGACGCTGATAACACAACGGACGTCTCGGAGGTCGCTATCCCAGAACCCTTTGGCTCAAG TGAGCACTACTTGGCGACCGTTACTTGGGCAACAGATGAAAGTCTAGCTGTCCAATGGCTGAAGAGAGTCCAgaaccacctcctccttcagaTCTACACTTTTAGTGGAACCAGCTGGGTTCCTGGTGAG CATCTGAAGATGAAGAGCCCCACGGGTTGGATTGGACGG TTCTCTCCATCAGAACCGGTGTTCGACGTGGACAAGAACAGCTACTACCTTGTGATGAGCAACACCGACGGGTACAAGCACCTCCATCACGTGGTCGGG GAAGTAGCCACAGCGCTCACCTCGGGGAAATGGGAAATCATTGACATTCTGAAGGTGACGGCAGATAGTGT ATATTATTCAAGTAACCAGGATGGTGGCCGGCCAGGAGGGAGGAATGTTTACAG gtggaCCACACAAGACCCAAACAAGTGTCTGACCTGTGCGTTACGCAGAGAGGACTGTCAGTACAATTCGGCCTACTTCAGCCACAACGCCTCCTTCTACCGCCTCAGCTGCAGCG GTCCCGGCATTCCTTTCTATTCTTTCATGGATACCAGAATTGATAAAG AGCACATTGTTTTGGAGGAAAATAAAGTATTCAGCAGCCTAATATCTGACATCCAGATGCCATCTGTCCGCCGCCACTACATCCCGCTGGGAGGATTCA ATCTCTGGTACCAGATGCTTTTGCCTCCAGGTTTTGACGAATCCAAGAAGTACCCTTTACTACTAGATGT GTACGCCGGTCCCTGCAGTCAAAAAGTCGACTTCATCTACCGGGTGGGCTGGTCCACCTACCTGGCCAGCACCGAGAAAGTCATCGTCGCCAGCTTCGACGGAAGAGGAAGCGGTTACCAAGGCGACAAGTTAATGCACGCCATCTACAAAGGTCTGGGAACCCACGAGGTGGAAGATCAGATAACAGCCGTCAG GGAATTCATCAAACTGGGCTACATTGACAAAGACAAAGTTGCAATTTGGGGCTGG TCTTACGGTGGGTACGTGGCATCGATGGCGTTGGGATCTGGAAGTGGAGTTTTCAAATGTGGAATGGCGGTCGCTCCCGTGTCCAAATGGGAATATTACG ATTCCATCTACACAGAGCGCTACATGATGCAGCCCTCAGAGAACAATCTGGGCTACAGC AACTCCACGGTGACTGCCAGGGCCAAGAATTTCCATTCAGTGCAGTATCTCCTGGTTCATGGAACAGCCGACG ACAATGTTCATTTCCAGCAGGCGGCCGAGATCTCTGAAGctctggtggagcagcaggtggACTTTGAGGCGATGGTGAGTCATCTGGGGGAAGCAAACGGCTCGGTGTCATTTCACGAACACGTTGCGTTCTGCGCTCTTCTTTCAGTGGTACACGGACAAGGACCACGGGCTGGGCGGCTCGGCCTACAAACACgtctacacacacatgagcCACTTCCTCCAGAGGTGCTTTGCATGAGCTCCACTGCATCGCTTTCAAAAATTGTGGATACAATCTTTAGTTTTAAATGCAGCCTTGATTATTAA
- the LOC130204651 gene encoding dipeptidyl peptidase 4-like isoform X5 — translation MVCCFCVNTHISGVSCAGQGSISEVCGPLHCAQVSIAKVILGVVGLGAVVTLIAVPMSIFLKEGEKRNTRSFTLEDAFNSSLKPKSVSMKWISDYEYLNKSEGSVFLQDVVTGASLKLLSKEEFSEKGAYDYQLSADRAYVAFMSNRTKRWRHSFTATYSLYDLKLKQFLQPADIPEETQYFSWAPEGNKLAYVWKNNVYIKTGPRLPSKQVTFNGVENLILNGIPDWVYEEEMFSSNQGLWWSPGGKYVAYVETNDTDVHNIEYSWYGENQYPSTVSIRYPKPGTPNPTVKLFVVDADNTTDVSEVAIPEPFGSSEHYLATVTWATDESLAVQWLKRVQNHLLLQIYTFSGTSWVPGEHLKMKSPTGWIGRFSPSEPVFDVDKNSYYLVMSNTDGYKHLHHVVGEVATALTSGKWEIIDILKVTADSVYYSSNQDGGRPGGRNVYRWTTQDPNKCLTCALRREDCQYNSAYFSHNASFYRLSCSGPGIPFYSFMDTRIDKEHIVLEENKVFSSLISDIQMPSVRRHYIPLGGFNLWYQMLLPPGFDESKKYPLLLDVYAGPCSQKVDFIYRVGWSTYLASTEKVIVASFDGRGSGYQGDKLMHAIYKGLGTHEVEDQITAVREFIKLGYIDKDKVAIWGWSYGGYVASMALGSGSGVFKCGMAVAPVSKWEYYDSIYTERYMMQPSENNLGYSNSTVTARAKNFHSVQYLLVHGTADDNVHFQQAAEISEALVEQQVDFEAMWYTDKDHGLGGSAYKHVYTHMSHFLQRCFA, via the exons atggtttgttgtttttgtgttaaTACTCACATATCAGGTGTTTCATGTGCAGGGCAGGGGAGCATTTCTGAGGTGTGCGGTCCGCTCCACTGTGCGCAGGTTTCCATCGCCAAGGTGATCCTCGGAGTGGTCGGGCTTGGAGCGGTCGTCACTCTGATCGCGGTACCCATGTCGATATTCTTGAAAG agGGGGAGAAGAGAAACACAAGATCGTTTACCCTGGAGGACGCCTTCAACAGCTCACTGAAGCCAAAGTCTGTCAGCATGAAGTGGATCTCAG ATTACGAGTATCTGAATAAATCCGAGGGGTCAGTCTTCCTCCAGGATGTGGTCACAGGAGCGTCATTGAAGCTCTTGAGCAAAGAAGAGTTT AGCGAAAAAGGCGCTTATGACTACCAGCTGTCCGCTGACCGCGCATATGTGGCATTCATGAGCAATCGTACCAAG CGGTGGCGGCATTCATTCACAGCTACATACTCACTCTATGACCTCAAATTGAA aCAATTCCTTCAACCCGCTGACATTCCTGAAGAAACCCAGTACTTTTCCTGGGCTCCCGAGGGGAACAAGCTG gCCTATGTATGGAAAAATAATGTGTATATAAAGACCGGCCCCAGGCTGCCATCAAAGCAAGTCACTTTCAATGGCGTGGAGAATCTGATTTTGAATGGTATCCCGGACTGGGTGTATGAGG AGGAGATGTTCTCATCCAATCAGGGCCTCTGGTGGTCGCCTGGAGGGAAGTACGTGGCTTACGTTGAGACCAACGACACCGACGTCCACAACATAGAGTACTCGTGGTACGGCGAGAACCAGTACCCCAGCACCGTCTCCATTCGATACCCAAAG CCTGGAACTCCCAACCCGACCGTGAAGCTGTTTGTTGTGGACGCTGATAACACAACGGACGTCTCGGAGGTCGCTATCCCAGAACCCTTTGGCTCAAG TGAGCACTACTTGGCGACCGTTACTTGGGCAACAGATGAAAGTCTAGCTGTCCAATGGCTGAAGAGAGTCCAgaaccacctcctccttcagaTCTACACTTTTAGTGGAACCAGCTGGGTTCCTGGTGAG CATCTGAAGATGAAGAGCCCCACGGGTTGGATTGGACGG TTCTCTCCATCAGAACCGGTGTTCGACGTGGACAAGAACAGCTACTACCTTGTGATGAGCAACACCGACGGGTACAAGCACCTCCATCACGTGGTCGGG GAAGTAGCCACAGCGCTCACCTCGGGGAAATGGGAAATCATTGACATTCTGAAGGTGACGGCAGATAGTGT ATATTATTCAAGTAACCAGGATGGTGGCCGGCCAGGAGGGAGGAATGTTTACAG gtggaCCACACAAGACCCAAACAAGTGTCTGACCTGTGCGTTACGCAGAGAGGACTGTCAGTACAATTCGGCCTACTTCAGCCACAACGCCTCCTTCTACCGCCTCAGCTGCAGCG GTCCCGGCATTCCTTTCTATTCTTTCATGGATACCAGAATTGATAAAG AGCACATTGTTTTGGAGGAAAATAAAGTATTCAGCAGCCTAATATCTGACATCCAGATGCCATCTGTCCGCCGCCACTACATCCCGCTGGGAGGATTCA ATCTCTGGTACCAGATGCTTTTGCCTCCAGGTTTTGACGAATCCAAGAAGTACCCTTTACTACTAGATGT GTACGCCGGTCCCTGCAGTCAAAAAGTCGACTTCATCTACCGGGTGGGCTGGTCCACCTACCTGGCCAGCACCGAGAAAGTCATCGTCGCCAGCTTCGACGGAAGAGGAAGCGGTTACCAAGGCGACAAGTTAATGCACGCCATCTACAAAGGTCTGGGAACCCACGAGGTGGAAGATCAGATAACAGCCGTCAG GGAATTCATCAAACTGGGCTACATTGACAAAGACAAAGTTGCAATTTGGGGCTGG TCTTACGGTGGGTACGTGGCATCGATGGCGTTGGGATCTGGAAGTGGAGTTTTCAAATGTGGAATGGCGGTCGCTCCCGTGTCCAAATGGGAATATTACG ATTCCATCTACACAGAGCGCTACATGATGCAGCCCTCAGAGAACAATCTGGGCTACAGC AACTCCACGGTGACTGCCAGGGCCAAGAATTTCCATTCAGTGCAGTATCTCCTGGTTCATGGAACAGCCGACG ACAATGTTCATTTCCAGCAGGCGGCCGAGATCTCTGAAGctctggtggagcagcaggtggACTTTGAGGCGATG TGGTACACGGACAAGGACCACGGGCTGGGCGGCTCGGCCTACAAACACgtctacacacacatgagcCACTTCCTCCAGAGGTGCTTTGCATGA